The following are from one region of the Quercus robur chromosome 1, dhQueRobu3.1, whole genome shotgun sequence genome:
- the LOC126727722 gene encoding cathepsin B-like protease 1, translated as MVSFFMCQMLAQFHYWRPGSLWFLLGVWCCGSTIRSFLNLFWHACCGFMCGAGCDEGHSIYAWQYLVHHDVVTEEDFAHYKSGVYKHVAGDVMGDHAAKLIGWGTSDSGEDY; from the exons ATGGTAAGCTTTTTTATGTGTCAAATGCTGGCCCAATTTCACTACTGGAGACCAG GGTCACTGTGGTTCTTGTTGGGCGTTTGGTGCTGTGGAAGCACTATCAGATCGTTTTTAAATCTATTTTGGCATG CATGTTGTGGCTTTATGTGTGGTGCTGGTTGTGATGAGGGGCATTCAATTTATGCATGGCAATACTTGGTCCACCATGATGTTGTCACTGAAGAG GATTTTGCTCACTACAAATCTGGAGTTTACAAACACGTTGCTGGTGATGTAATGGGAGATCATGCTGCAAAGTTAATTGGGTGGGGAACAAGTGATTCTGGGGAGGACTATTAG